The following are from one region of the Geoalkalibacter subterraneus genome:
- a CDS encoding SseB family protein produces MTELDDALEVLRQDTRNPEKQSRFYDLFLNSEFYIPTYITPENTDEKVEESGENRQGTPLVMEADGNDFLVLFSTLDRLNEWAKSEATYIQVPGHVIAENSTHPLHWVLNLGTEHVKIFVPDEIDWLKEAVALCKEEAGVGQKPSS; encoded by the coding sequence ATGACTGAACTTGACGACGCTCTTGAAGTTCTGCGGCAGGATACGAGAAATCCAGAAAAGCAATCTCGATTTTACGATCTGTTTCTCAATTCCGAATTTTACATCCCGACATATATCACGCCCGAAAATACCGATGAAAAAGTTGAAGAGTCTGGAGAAAATCGGCAGGGCACACCGTTGGTCATGGAGGCTGACGGCAACGATTTTCTTGTGCTTTTCAGTACCCTCGATCGTTTGAACGAATGGGCGAAATCCGAGGCAACCTACATCCAGGTGCCTGGGCATGTGATTGCTGAAAATTCGACTCATCCCCTCCATTGGGTTCTCAACCTGGGGACCGAGCATGTGAAAATTTTCGTGCCTGACGAAATTGACTGGCTGAAGGAAGCTGTGGCGCTGTGCAAGGAAGAGGCAGGTGTTGGTCAGAAACCTTCGTCCTGA